The genomic DNA CCTCCTTTATTACGGTGCCTCATTTCTTTTGCGGATTGACGATCAGGAGAATGCCAAGGCGTGGCTTGAAAAAGCACTCGTCCTTCAGCCTGATTTCTGGTTGGCCCGTCTTGAGTTATTCGAGCTTTCAAAAGACGATCAGACTTTGACTCCTTTTTTCAAGGAGCAACTTTCCTTTTTCATGGGACGTGCCCGTAAGGTGCGTCGGTTCTTTTGCCGTAGATGTGGATTGAAGCGCGATCAGATTTTTTTCAACTGTCCGCGTTGCCATAGTTGGCATTCCATTGCCTTTCGTACTGATTTTTCTCAATAAAACATCAAGTTATACTATCCAGTGTCAAAACCGAAACTGACGCCCATGCTTGAACAGTACCTCCGTTTCAAGGAGGAAAATCCAGGCTGCCTGCTTTTTTTCCGCATGGGTGATTTTTACGAATTATTTTTTGAAGATGCGGAAACCGTTGCCAGGGCTGTTCAGATAGCCCTGACAAGCCGTAATCCCAAGGACGCCAATCCTATTCCCATGTGCGGCGTTCCCCATCACTCAGTTGAGCCCTATCTCAGCCAGCTTCTTGAAAAAGGATACAAGATCGCGATTTGTGATCAGATTGAAAATCCAAAGGAAGCCAAGGGGTTGGTCAAGCGCGACGTCACGCGGGTGCTGACGCCGGGGACTGTTGTTGAGGATTCCAATCTCAAGTCCAAGGAAAACAATTTTCTTGGGGCAATGTATTGGGATTCCAACAAGGCAGCCGGAGGAATTGCCTGGGTTGATTTCTCGACCGGTCAGTGGACGGGACTTCACAGTCGGCGTGAGCCGGAATTGTGGCAGTGGCTTGTAAAAATAAATCCTCGGGAAATCTTGCTTCCACAGGGAAAAAAGGTGCCGCCGCAATATGGAGAACTGTCTGGACAGGTAACATTCGTCCAGCCGGGGGCCTATTTTGACGTGTCGTCATCTGAAAACAAGATTGTCGAGTTACAGGGAACTGCCGATTTAGCGAGCCTTGATTTGGCAGACAAGCCGGAGCTGGTGCGATCATGCGGTGCCCTGCTGACATATCTGGAACATACGCAAAAAGGTGATCTCGGCCACTTGGGCGAGTTCAAACCACTCAATCTTGGAAAGCATTTGCTTCTGGATGAAGTTACTGAACGAAATCTTGAAATTTTCCGGCGACTTGACGGGAAAACCGGTAAAGGAACCTTGTGGAAGGTTCTTGACCGAACCATGACCCCGATGGGGGGCCGTCTGCTGGAAGCGCGTCTGCGTCAGCCTTGGCGGGATATCACTCCTATAGAAAAAAATCTGCAATGCGTTTCCTTTCTTTTTGAAAGAGATCAGTTGCGGGCCGGATTGCGACAGGCGCTTGATTCTGTTTACGATCTTGAGCGGCTCTCCACTCGTGTCGTTCTGGGGCGTGCTGTTCCCAAGGATTTTGTCGCACTGCGTCAAAGCCTCCCCATGCTTCCGAAATTACAGACTTTGTTGAAAAATGAAGACGTTGAATCCGCTCCTGCATTGCGGAAACTGCTCAGAAAGTGGGATAACATGGAAGACCTGTCTACCCTGCTTTCAACAGCTCTCGTGGATTCTCCGCCCCCGGTCATCACTGATGGCGGGCTTTTTCAAAAAGGGTATGACAGCCAACTGGATGAGTTCATTGAACTCAATGAGCATGGTGAAGACAAGCTGAAAGCGCTTCACGAAAAAGAGTCTGCTGAAAGCGGTATTCCCAAGCTCAAGCTCGGATACAACAAGGTTTTCGGCTATTATTTTGAGATTTCAAAGGTTTATCAGGGGCAGGTTCCTGAACATTTTATCAGGCGACAGACCTTGGTTAATAGCGAGCGCTATATCACTCCGGGACTCAAGGAGCTTGAAGACAAGATTATTTCGGCCTCCGAAGAGCGCAAGGCACTTGAATACAAACTTTTTCAGGCGTTGCGTGAACGTCTTGCGGCGGCGCGAAATCGTTTTCTGTTTATGGCTGATGTCGTTGCCGCCCTTGATTACTGGCAGGGGTTGGCAGAGTCGGCCAGAATTAATGAATGGTGTCGTCCCGAATTGCATGACGGTATGGAGATCGAAATTGAAGCGGGCCGTCATCCGGTTGTTGAAGATGCCATGGGAGCTTCCAATTATATTCCCGGCAACCTCTCCATGGACAAGGATCGGCGTATTCTTTTGATTACCGGGCCGAATATGGCTGGTAAATCAACCGTTCTGCGTCAGGTCGCGATTTTTGCAATCATGGCGCAAATCGGCTCTTTCGTTCCTGCGCGTACTGCCCGACTCGGTGTTGCCGACCGTGTTTTTTCACGGGTTGGTGCTTCGGATAATCTTGCTCAAGGTCACTCCACTTTCATGGTCGAGATGACTGAGACTGCACGAATTTTGCGACAGGCCACCAAGCGAAGCCTTGTCATTCTTGATGAAATCGGACGCGGCACCAGCACGTATGACGGCCTTTCCCTCGCGTGGGCGGTGGTCGAAGAGCTTTCTACGCGTGCTCGTGGTGGCATCAGGACGCTTTTTGCTACGCATTATCATGAACTGACCGCGCTTGAAGGCAAGATTGAAGGATTGCGAAATCTCAATATTGCGGTCAAGGAGTGGAAAGGCGATATCGTGTTTTTACGGCGGCTTGTCCCCGGCCCTGCGGATCGCAGTTACGGTATTGAAGTCGCCAAACTCGCCGGAGTCCCCAGAGGGGTTGTTGAACGTGCGAGGGAAATCCTTGCGAATCTCGAAGAAAAATCGCAGGATAACCGCTCGAAGGGAGCTGTAGAACGAGCTTCACAGACGCTTCTGCCGGGATTCGGTGCGCCGCCCATTGAGATTAGCCAGGAATTGACGGAACATCCGATCATTACACAGATGGTTGAACTTGATATTGACGGCATGACACCGATTCAGGCCTTAATGCTCCTCAATCAATGGAAAGATATGTTGAAGGGATAAAATGATTCGCCCCTTGTTTTTCAGATACCTGCTTGTTGTTGTTCTTATTGCCCTTTCCGGTTGTGCATTGGGTAAGAAAGAATGGCCTGCCGCACAAAAAAGTGAAGACACATTCAGTCTTGAATTGACTCTTGCAGATCGGCAGGCACGCTGTCTTATGGTGAATGTAGTAGTCAGCGGAGCTATCGAGCGTCTCTACAGTGCAAGCATACAGTACGAAGTTGTGGGCGACGGTGAAGGCGAAGGATGTATAGGCTGCCCTTTCATTCCGCGTGATGCCGTTCATTTTACCCGTCATGAGAAAGGATTTTATCTTCAGGGGAACAAGCTGAAGTTGAGTTTTTGCGGTTTTGACCCGGATAAGGAATACCGTTTCCGGATCGCTGGTAAGAGCGAATTGTCAACCGCTCCGTTGGTTTATACCGACGTTTTTATCGCCACGCCATAATGCACTGAAGGAGAGAGACAGATGCATCATTTTGAATACCGTGACGGAAAGCTTTTCGCTGAAGAGGCGAACGTCACAGATCTTGCCGAGAAGTTCGGCACCCCATTGTATGTTTATTCCGCGGCCACGTTCAGACGCCATTTCAAGGCGTTTGATTCCGCATTTTCCGGTCTGGATCATTTGACCTGTTATTCGGTCAAGGCAAACTCCAACCTTTCCGTATTGAAAATGCTCGCAGAAGAAGGTGCGGGAATGGATATCGTCTCAGGCGGAGAACTGTATCGCGCCCTCAAAGCAGGTGTTGCTCCGGAGAAAATCGTCTATTCCGGTGTCGGAAAACGACCTTCCGAGATCAAGGAAGCTCTTACTGCCGGCATCCTGATGTTCAATGTCGAATCAGTTGCCGAACTTCGCAGGATAAACGAAGTTGCAAAGGAAATGGGAGTAGTTGCGCGAGTCAGCTTCCGTATCAATCCGGATGTCGACCCACAGACCCATCCCTATATTTCCACCGGCATGAAGAAGAACAAGTTTGGTCTGGACATTGACAGTTCGCTTGAGGCGTACAAGCTTGCCGCGGAACTGGAAAATGTCGAACCGATCGGCATGGATTGTCATATCGGTTCCCAGCTTACAAGCATTGACCCATTCCTTGAAGCTCTTGAAAAGCTTTTGAATTTTTACCAGAAACTCAAGGGATTGGGCATCGAAATCAAATACCTCGATCTCGGTGGCGGACTCGGTATTCCTTATGATGAAGAAGAACCGCCCCACCCTACCGAATTCGGCAAGGCGCTCATGGACAAGCTCGCCGATGTTCCGTTGACAGTCATTCTCGAACCCGGCCGGGTTATTGCGGGCAATGCGGGCATCATGATTACCGAGGTTGTCTACACCAAGTCCAACCCGTCCAAGAACTTCCTGATTGTCGATGCGGCAATGAACGATCTGATCCGTCCGAGTTTGTACAGCTCTTACCATCGAATTGACGAGGTGGAGCAGCGTGGGCGTGACAATCAGGAATATGATGTTGTCGGTCCCATTTGTGAATCCACTGACTTTCTTGCTCGTGATCGGGAGCTTCCCGGCATTGAGGAAGGCGAACTGCTGGCAGTCTTTTCTGCCGGTGCTTATGGATTTACCATGGCATCCAATTACAATTCGAGGCCGCGTGCATGCGAATTGATCGTGGATGGTGACAAGGTCATTGTGGCGCGAAAACGTGAGTCCTACGAAGATCTGATAGAAAAAGAACTCTAACAGCAAAGGGCCGGGAGTTCGCTCCCGGCCTTCTTTTTTTGAGGCTAGAACCTGATGGCGCGACTCAATACTTTTTTCCTTTCTCCGGATAAATGGCCAGCCGAACCCGGTGAATCTGTCCTTCTTGATGGAACAGAGGCGCGTCATATGCTGACAGTCCTTCGAACCGACAAGAATCAGACGGTTCGTCTGTTCAACGGTCAGGGCAACGATGGTCTTTTCCGGGTTGAAAGTGTTTCCAAGCGGAAGGCGGTTCTGGAGACGCTCGAACTATCCAGTCATGCATTGCCTTCATCGGGAGTGGCGCTGGCAATCGGTTGGGGGAAATCCAAACGGCGAAACTATTTTTTTGAAAAGCTTGTTGAATTGAAAGGGGTTGGAGTCGCTTTCTGGAAGGCGCACCGCAGTCAGGGAAGCCTACCTTCAGACTCCAAGGATGCTTGGAATGAAAAATGTTTACAGGCTGCCAAGCAGTGTGGAAATCCTTATCTTCCAGACATCAGAGTTCTGACAAACGGATTGGATGAGTTGATCGAATATGCTCGTGAATTTGACCAATGCTTTCTGGCTTGGGAATCTGATGAAGCAACAGTGCCGCTTTCTCCAGCGGCTTTGAGTAGAGGTAAAAATCTTGTCATAATCGGGCCGGAAGGCGGTTTGGAGCAGAAAGAGGCGCAAAAACTTATTGATGCAGGCTGTCGACCTGTCACTCTCGGAGACAGTATTTTGCGATGGGAAACAGCTGCAAGCTATTGTCTGAGCCTTGCACACTGCGCCCGACAGGAAAAGAAATGAAGTTACAAATAGAAGATACCCAGCCTCTTGCTGACCGAATCAGGCCGCGAAATCTGGATGATTTTGTCGGTCAGGGACATATTCGAAACCGAATAGAAGCCTTCATCAAATCCAAGCGGTTGCCGAGCCTGCTGTTGTTCGGGCCTCCCGGTTGCGGCAAATCAACGCTTGCCATGCTTCTTGCGAAGTTGACCGGCAAGAAAAGTCTTCGCGTCAGCGCTCCTGAAGCCGGTTTGACCGCCCTTCGCAAAAAGATGCCGGGGCATGATATTTTGATCCTTGATGAGTTGCACCGTTTTTCCAAGGCACAGCAGGATTTCTTCCTACCTATCTTGGAATCCGGTGAGATAACCCTTCTTGCGACAACAACGGAAAACCCTTCTTTCAGCGTGACGCGTCAGCTGCTTTCCCGGCTGCATGTCCTCAGATTACGTACGCTGAGTCGTGAAGAGTTGGTTCAGGTTGCTCAGCGCGGTGCGGAAGAGCTTTCGCTTGATCTGGAAGAGGAGAGCAGAAAGCTGTTGGCAGCAATGGCAGGAGGTGATGCTCGTACCCTTTTGAATTTACTTGAGTATACCGCGGAGCTTCCCAAAGAACAGCGGTCGCCGGAGAATCTGAAGGAATCATTGCCGGAAATTGTCGTTCGTGGTGATCGTGATGGGGATTCGCATTACGAGTTGGTATCTGCTCTTATCAAATCCATTCGGGGAAGTGACCCGGATGCCGCTCTATATTATCTCGCCTGCCTGATCGAAGGTGGTGAGGACCCGCGCTTCATTACCCGTAGACTGATTATCTCTGCATCTGAAGATATCGGACTTGGTGATCCGCAAGCTCTTTCCCAAGCCGTTTCCTGCCATCAGGCCATCGAAGCCATTGGCATGCCTGAGGGATTCATTCCTATGGCACAGACCGCAGTGTATCTGGCTCTGGCTCCCAAGAGCAACAGTACCTATGCCGCATACCGCACTGCTCAAAAAGAAGTGCGGGAAAACGGCCCGCATCCTGTTCCCCTTCATCTGCGAAACGCAACTTCTTCATTACAGCGGGAATGGGGCTATGGGCGAGGCTATCTGTATCCTCACAATTTCCCGAAATCATGGGCCGATCAGGATTATTTGCCCAATGAATTAAGTGGTCGCAAATTTTATCATCCCAAAACTCAGGGGGAGGAAGCAAAGCTTCTAGCCTGGCTGCGACAGTTTAGAAAGGATATATAACTTGCTGATTTAATAGAGAAGGCCTCAACTTGCAAAGTTGAGGCCTTCTCTCGTTGTAAAGTGTTACTTTAACTTTTTCAGGAGCGCTTTTTATACATTTTTTGCCATTCATCCAAAAAAAGTATGGCCGTATCCAATTCGGATAAAACGCCCTGCTGTTGTCTGACGGCCCACACCAAATCTTCAAAAGAAACATTTTCCGGCAGGCTGAGGCGACCGAGCAAATCTCGTATTTTTTTCTGTAATTCGACGGGCAACTCATTGAGAAAGTCGGATGCTTGATTTCTGGGACGAGGCCAGTCTTTCATGCGTGATGCCGTGAAATCAATGAGCGTACGCATACGGGCCGTGTATGTGTGGTCCTTCAAGACCCGTTCTCTGCCTTTTTGAATGAAAGCCTTACATTCTTCCGGATTATTGAGATAATAATCAATTTTTTCGAGGAGTTCTTCGATCGAACTGAATGTAGCCAGTTCATCATCCTCAAAAGCTCCATCAAAAAGGGTACGCTTGTCCACAAGCTGGAAAGCACCGCAGGCTGCCAATTCGAATGTTCTCGGATTGATAAAGTCTCCGAATGTAACCAGTTCTTTTGCCTGAACACTTGAATGCAGGTTCAGGTTGATCTTTGTGGCATTGAATATTTTGACACACTCTTCCGGTGAAACACGGGCACCTTTCATCTGAACCAGTCGTTCGAGAACATGGTCATCGTCCCACTCTGTACCCCATATCTTGAAATCATGGTTGACCAGTTCCCTAAAGGCTACACGACGGTTCGCATACCCTGCCCCCATGAAGGAAACATCAGAACCGAATTTTCGTTTTTCAATCGATGTAAGCTCCAGCGGCTTATGGAAATTTTGATCAGCCGCAAGCGGAAGGTAAAGGCCGTTCGGTTGTCCTATTTCAGCCAGCTCGGAAAGGAACGGTTCTTTTTGGATGACGGCAAAAATATCATAAAACGGGGCAAAGGATTTCCAGTAGGTAAACAGCCGAAAGTCTTCGACAAACCACATTGCCGTGGTCACTCCGTCACGACGGAGTCGTTTGAGAGCCTGATGGTTGAGCGGAGCCTGCGCCATGGCAAGCACCATATCCGGTTCAAATGTCTCTACTTTGGCGAGCACGGACTGGCTGACGACATTGAGGAAGGAATTCTGGAGGTAATCGAGTCTGTCGGCAGTGACCTTCAGGTTTTTCAGCGAATTGTAGGCGGAGTTGAATTCCGGTGACTCAAACACCTCGACAAGATGCCCTTCTTCTTGCAGTGCGGATGCAACGTATCTTCCGATGGGAAGCGAACCGCCATAGAGAGGCAAAACAACAAGTATGCGAAGTTTTTCCATATTATAATCCAAGGGTTGCGCTTGGGATAGTGTTGGCTATCCAGTCTTTTTCCCGGTAAATTTCCTGTGCGAACATCTTGTCCAGATCAGATGTTTTCCCGCCCTTCCCCGTAAGATATTGCATGATGAATTCCCTAAATTTGTTTCGTGACATGGCATCCGGATCGTTGCCTGCCGTTGGGACATATATTTGCCCCAGTTCGTCAAATTCGGATTTGAATGCAGTCATGCCGTTTGGTAGATGCTCTTCTTTTTGAGTGGCGAGAAAGCGGAGAAATCTTGAATCGGCAAATGGGGTAAGGCACTTTGTATCGAAACAGCAAGGGGTTGTTTCAAGACATGGCAGGCAGTCGGTAACCGCTTGATATACCGTATGTCCCAGGCCGTACGGACCGGTTTCAAAGCACCAGGCGGAAGAAAGGAAAAAGCCGGTAACCGGAGTGCCGAGATGGGCAGCAAGGTGCATTGTGCCGGTGTCTGGAGTCAGCAGAACGTCCAGAGAGTCCACGATATCAACCAGATTTGCCCAATTGGTCTTTCCGGCCAGATTGGTTGTTTTGTCTTGAACTGATGCTGGAAGGCTCTTGAGCAGCGCTTGGCCCGCTGCCTGTTCGGAAGGTCCGCCGAGCAACGAAATTTTTTGCGCCTTTTGCGTCTGAGCAAGCGTCGCAGTGATTTGGGATAATACTTCGACAGGTAGAGAGCGGCGTGATTCCCGACCCGCAAGAACGACACCTAAGCCGCCGCCATTGGGGGTGGCCGGTGGGTTGACTTTTTCAGGGGCAACCATGTCGTTTCGATATCCACCCCAGAAATCGACGAGATTGATGGCGATACGGCGGCGGTTGGCCCATCTCATGGCCATGGTGGGCCAGAGGCCGATTATTTCCTGTCCGTTATGCCATGCATATCCTTCAATTTGTTCAGGACTGAATAGTGAAGCCATTCGAAAGTTGAGACCTGAAAAATTCAGATTGAATACCTTCTCAAAATTGAACGTCTTTAATGCTCTGAACGTCTCGCTGTTGCCCGAAAGCATGGCCTGTATTGCTTCCGCTCTATCCAAACCTGTACCGTGGGCTGTTATGGAGTGAACCGTGACGCTGGGGTAAACCAATTCCGCCAACGATTTCAGCGAAGTATCCACACAAAGGTGGACAGAAGCTCCTTCTTCGGCACAAAGCGTTGTCAGAAGCCGTTTGGTCTGAATAAGATCCCCGAAACGGGCCAATTGTATGACTAGGTAGTGTTTCATCGTATGTCCAACGTCAAATTCTTATCGTAATTCGGGCAGATATTGCAAGAACCGGGCAATTCCCGTTTTACATGTTTGACACCATTGGTTATCAAGACACATGCGATATTACCCAATCTTCGTAAACTTGGACAAAAAGGCCTGTCTCGTCATCGGTGCAGGTGAAGTCGGCAGACGAAAAATTCAGTCTCTGATAGATTCCGGGGCTGGGCATGTGACGATTATCGATACACAGCCTGCTCCGGCGGAAATGTCCATGACATTGGAGCTTGATAATGTCGACTTTTTTTGCCGGGAATTCCTGGACAGTGATCTGGATGGAAAATTTCTTGTCATTGCCTGCACTTCCAGCGAAAATGTCAACCTTCGCATCAGCCAGTTATGTGACGAACGGGGGATTCTGTGTAACATCGCCGACCTGCCGGAAGCGTGCAGTTTCATTGTCCCGGCGACCGTGAAGCGTGGGGATTTGACTCTCGCCATTTCCACTGCGGGCCAGAGTCCTGCCATGACCAAGCGTATTCGCCGTGAATTGCAGGATTATTTTGGTGATGAATATGCCGTTTTGCTGACAGTTATGGGCCGGATTCGGCCTTTGATGCTTGAGCTTGGGCTTGAAACGAAGAAAAACACTGCTGTATTCAGGGCATTGGTCAATTCGGACCTTTTGTCGGCGATAAAAGAGCAAAAACTTGACGTCTGCCGGGAAATTCTTAAAGACTCTTTGCCCCAACCGTTGCACGCCAACATTTCGGAGCTGTTAGATGGGCTTGTTTGAAGTTCTTCATATTTTCATCATAGCATTATATGCGCTCGGCACCCTGCTTTTCCTGACAGGTGTCGGTACGGACAATGAC from uncultured Pseudodesulfovibrio sp. includes the following:
- the mutS gene encoding DNA mismatch repair protein MutS, coding for MLEQYLRFKEENPGCLLFFRMGDFYELFFEDAETVARAVQIALTSRNPKDANPIPMCGVPHHSVEPYLSQLLEKGYKIAICDQIENPKEAKGLVKRDVTRVLTPGTVVEDSNLKSKENNFLGAMYWDSNKAAGGIAWVDFSTGQWTGLHSRREPELWQWLVKINPREILLPQGKKVPPQYGELSGQVTFVQPGAYFDVSSSENKIVELQGTADLASLDLADKPELVRSCGALLTYLEHTQKGDLGHLGEFKPLNLGKHLLLDEVTERNLEIFRRLDGKTGKGTLWKVLDRTMTPMGGRLLEARLRQPWRDITPIEKNLQCVSFLFERDQLRAGLRQALDSVYDLERLSTRVVLGRAVPKDFVALRQSLPMLPKLQTLLKNEDVESAPALRKLLRKWDNMEDLSTLLSTALVDSPPPVITDGGLFQKGYDSQLDEFIELNEHGEDKLKALHEKESAESGIPKLKLGYNKVFGYYFEISKVYQGQVPEHFIRRQTLVNSERYITPGLKELEDKIISASEERKALEYKLFQALRERLAAARNRFLFMADVVAALDYWQGLAESARINEWCRPELHDGMEIEIEAGRHPVVEDAMGASNYIPGNLSMDKDRRILLITGPNMAGKSTVLRQVAIFAIMAQIGSFVPARTARLGVADRVFSRVGASDNLAQGHSTFMVEMTETARILRQATKRSLVILDEIGRGTSTYDGLSLAWAVVEELSTRARGGIRTLFATHYHELTALEGKIEGLRNLNIAVKEWKGDIVFLRRLVPGPADRSYGIEVAKLAGVPRGVVERAREILANLEEKSQDNRSKGAVERASQTLLPGFGAPPIEISQELTEHPIITQMVELDIDGMTPIQALMLLNQWKDMLKG
- the lysA gene encoding diaminopimelate decarboxylase codes for the protein MHHFEYRDGKLFAEEANVTDLAEKFGTPLYVYSAATFRRHFKAFDSAFSGLDHLTCYSVKANSNLSVLKMLAEEGAGMDIVSGGELYRALKAGVAPEKIVYSGVGKRPSEIKEALTAGILMFNVESVAELRRINEVAKEMGVVARVSFRINPDVDPQTHPYISTGMKKNKFGLDIDSSLEAYKLAAELENVEPIGMDCHIGSQLTSIDPFLEALEKLLNFYQKLKGLGIEIKYLDLGGGLGIPYDEEEPPHPTEFGKALMDKLADVPLTVILEPGRVIAGNAGIMITEVVYTKSNPSKNFLIVDAAMNDLIRPSLYSSYHRIDEVEQRGRDNQEYDVVGPICESTDFLARDRELPGIEEGELLAVFSAGAYGFTMASNYNSRPRACELIVDGDKVIVARKRESYEDLIEKEL
- a CDS encoding RsmE family RNA methyltransferase, which produces MARLNTFFLSPDKWPAEPGESVLLDGTEARHMLTVLRTDKNQTVRLFNGQGNDGLFRVESVSKRKAVLETLELSSHALPSSGVALAIGWGKSKRRNYFFEKLVELKGVGVAFWKAHRSQGSLPSDSKDAWNEKCLQAAKQCGNPYLPDIRVLTNGLDELIEYAREFDQCFLAWESDEATVPLSPAALSRGKNLVIIGPEGGLEQKEAQKLIDAGCRPVTLGDSILRWETAASYCLSLAHCARQEKK
- a CDS encoding replication-associated recombination protein A; this translates as MKLQIEDTQPLADRIRPRNLDDFVGQGHIRNRIEAFIKSKRLPSLLLFGPPGCGKSTLAMLLAKLTGKKSLRVSAPEAGLTALRKKMPGHDILILDELHRFSKAQQDFFLPILESGEITLLATTTENPSFSVTRQLLSRLHVLRLRTLSREELVQVAQRGAEELSLDLEEESRKLLAAMAGGDARTLLNLLEYTAELPKEQRSPENLKESLPEIVVRGDRDGDSHYELVSALIKSIRGSDPDAALYYLACLIEGGEDPRFITRRLIISASEDIGLGDPQALSQAVSCHQAIEAIGMPEGFIPMAQTAVYLALAPKSNSTYAAYRTAQKEVRENGPHPVPLHLRNATSSLQREWGYGRGYLYPHNFPKSWADQDYLPNELSGRKFYHPKTQGEEAKLLAWLRQFRKDI
- a CDS encoding glycosyltransferase; translation: MEKLRILVVLPLYGGSLPIGRYVASALQEEGHLVEVFESPEFNSAYNSLKNLKVTADRLDYLQNSFLNVVSQSVLAKVETFEPDMVLAMAQAPLNHQALKRLRRDGVTTAMWFVEDFRLFTYWKSFAPFYDIFAVIQKEPFLSELAEIGQPNGLYLPLAADQNFHKPLELTSIEKRKFGSDVSFMGAGYANRRVAFRELVNHDFKIWGTEWDDDHVLERLVQMKGARVSPEECVKIFNATKINLNLHSSVQAKELVTFGDFINPRTFELAACGAFQLVDKRTLFDGAFEDDELATFSSIEELLEKIDYYLNNPEECKAFIQKGRERVLKDHTYTARMRTLIDFTASRMKDWPRPRNQASDFLNELPVELQKKIRDLLGRLSLPENVSFEDLVWAVRQQQGVLSELDTAILFLDEWQKMYKKRS
- a CDS encoding glycosyltransferase family 9 protein, with protein sequence MKHYLVIQLARFGDLIQTKRLLTTLCAEEGASVHLCVDTSLKSLAELVYPSVTVHSITAHGTGLDRAEAIQAMLSGNSETFRALKTFNFEKVFNLNFSGLNFRMASLFSPEQIEGYAWHNGQEIIGLWPTMAMRWANRRRIAINLVDFWGGYRNDMVAPEKVNPPATPNGGGLGVVLAGRESRRSLPVEVLSQITATLAQTQKAQKISLLGGPSEQAAGQALLKSLPASVQDKTTNLAGKTNWANLVDIVDSLDVLLTPDTGTMHLAAHLGTPVTGFFLSSAWCFETGPYGLGHTVYQAVTDCLPCLETTPCCFDTKCLTPFADSRFLRFLATQKEEHLPNGMTAFKSEFDELGQIYVPTAGNDPDAMSRNKFREFIMQYLTGKGGKTSDLDKMFAQEIYREKDWIANTIPSATLGL
- a CDS encoding bifunctional precorrin-2 dehydrogenase/sirohydrochlorin ferrochelatase, encoding MRYYPIFVNLDKKACLVIGAGEVGRRKIQSLIDSGAGHVTIIDTQPAPAEMSMTLELDNVDFFCREFLDSDLDGKFLVIACTSSENVNLRISQLCDERGILCNIADLPEACSFIVPATVKRGDLTLAISTAGQSPAMTKRIRRELQDYFGDEYAVLLTVMGRIRPLMLELGLETKKNTAVFRALVNSDLLSAIKEQKLDVCREILKDSLPQPLHANISELLDGLV